Sequence from the Miscanthus floridulus cultivar M001 chromosome 16, ASM1932011v1, whole genome shotgun sequence genome:
TTGTCTGGAGATATATCCGGCACTACAGGTTGTGAGCTGGTGTGAGCAATGAGCTATAAGTTATTACTTAACAGTGTAAATATATAAATAATGGATTGTTGTGTCTTCCTGTCAAGAACTGGCTCCTTAGCATTTTCTTATCTGCTGTAGAACTGCTAAGCAAGTTAGAGAACCttttgcccttttctttttccagttcATCATTATGAAGCGAACCTTCTATTAAAAACGAAATTTAGGGATGAACTAATAATGGTGATCATCTTGTTTGTGCGGGAGTCAAACAGAAAATTAGGCAAATGGTGTCTGTCTCTCTTCAGAGAATTGATAGTTTGATACTGTCACCTGGTTAGATATGTTAGTAGAAAAATTTTAACGGTGCTAATTAGATGTAAATGGAAATCACATGGCATGACATTTCTTGATGCATAGGATTGCCTTGTAAGCACTGAACACTTCATAAAAGATGTTAGACCCAAATCTGGTCTTCACTTAAGGAACTTGGCTTAATTATTTGGCTTAGAAGCTGCAGCTTACATGCATGGTAACTGCAGCATTGATTTGTGGTTTTAGCTATTCCCTCCACTTCATTTTATAAAGGCTAATGCACATTAAATTCAGGCTTGTGCGCATTAAGCCAAACTTGTAATCTTCAACCAACAATTAGCCTCAACAGATTTTCATTTTGTTGGTGTGAAAATGATATAATTGGATTCACGTTTTACTGCATTTTCTTATGGTTATAATTTTGTTTCTGCAAGCACTGCATTATAAGAAATTAAGAGTCGATATCTAGTTTTCGAGACCATGCCTCGAAGTCTATCAATGCCTTAAGTTTTGCAATGTAGGGACTACCAGCTATAACTCCTTAGTTACCTGCTTTATTTGTGAGACAGTTCGGCGTAAGAGTTATTTGTTCCTTGTCCAATGGGGTTTTCCCTACTCCTGTTGTTGTTTCTTGATGGATGTAGGCAGTGAATTTAATACTGTATAGTGACAAACAGAGCACTAGACTGTATTTTTATCTGTTTAATTTCAGATTCAGAATCTACTAGAAGATAGAAGATATGCAATTGTGCCATAATGCTTACGATAACTAAATGTTCTGTAGACTAGGTAACTTAATTTTACTTTAAAGAAAACTAAGATCTAACTAAATTCGTTTGTATGTTTTGTACTGTTCCAGCATGCGTAATTCTGTTTTCTATATCATTTTGCATGTAATTTCTAGTATGTTTTGTACTGTTCCAGCATGCGTGATTCTGTTTTCTATATCATTTTGCATGTAATTTCTAGTTAATTCGTTTGTGTTATCCTGGATTCCTCGTTGTTCAGTAATGCTTATTCGTACAGTTTCTGATTCCCATAAATGTTATTTATTGTATTCTGTGAACGGTGGCCTACTTGATGAATTCAAGGAAAATATAAAATACCGCATTTCTTGGTCTGCAATAGAAGAACATGTAGGCTTGCTTGTTAGATCTTTGTAATGTGTATCTGTTAGGAGCGGCCAGTGTTCTTTGAGTAACAATATGGTATTTTGGTACATGCGGCAACACAcctttgaaaattttatgggcCTAGAATGTAAAGTTGGATATTTTGTCTTCTGGCCATATGTAAATGAAACTGCTTTATTTATATACTTTACAAATATTCTTCATTAGCCGTGTTTAAATATGACACATCAGTTTTACATTCTTTTCTTGATTGATGATTATCCTTATTAAGATGTTCAGGGGTTCTATTTTTCTTCTGGATTAAAATTGAAAGGTAAAATATGCCGTTGTAATTTTCTTTTGACTGATATGTTATGTCTGCCCCCATGAATTATGATTTTTAGTTTTAGTGTTCAAATTTATATCCTTTCTAGACTGTTAAAGTGTTTATTGCGAAAATTGTTTGCATGAATACTTCAGAGCAATATAAGGCAATGCATATGCTTTTCTTGCCTTTAAAGTAAATTTTGTTGTTTCTATTTTGTATCTTGTTGGTACCCTGCAAGAGTGATTGGATATTTCTTCTTGCCAGATCTTCCGCTTTTGCCGGTCAAAGTGTCATAAAAATTTTAAGATGAAGAGAAATCCTCGTAAGGTTAAGTGGACAAAAGCATACAGGCAATTGCATGGCAAGgacatgacaaaggttagtaacCACTTTGTTGTTTCTGATATCATGTAATAATCGGGGGTCCTATTTTTTCCTATTCAAACCATGACTGATATTCTTTGAAATTTACCAGGATACAACCTTTGAGTTTGAGAGGAAGAGGAACAGGCCTGAGCGGTATGACCGCAAATTGACAGAGCAAACTCTGAAGGCCATCCCTCTTATTACAAAGATTAGGCATGACCGTCTGGAGAAGCACATTTCAAACAGGTTCGTTATTGTACTCCAATTTGTTGTCTGTTTGATTTTGCAAGGATTTTCCTGTCTAACATGTACATCTTTTGACAGACATAAACCTGGTAAACGCAAGGAGATGGAGAAAGATTCTAAGGAGCTGGATCAGGACATCGGCATGCTTCCGAAGAAGCTT
This genomic interval carries:
- the LOC136513271 gene encoding probable ribosome biogenesis protein RLP24; its protein translation is MRLEKCWFCSSTIYPGHGIQFVRNDAKIFRFCRSKCHKNFKMKRNPRKVKWTKAYRQLHGKDMTKDTTFEFERKRNRPERYDRKLTEQTLKAIPLITKIRHDRLEKHISNRHKPGKRKEMEKDSKELDQDIGMLPKKLISNEVAAEKTKIKVKVVQQQTEDNAMEE